A stretch of the Ctenopharyngodon idella isolate HZGC_01 chromosome 14, HZGC01, whole genome shotgun sequence genome encodes the following:
- the nanos1 gene encoding nanos homolog 1: MDFLNHNYLSARTPYDYTFNFWNDYLGLSTLVTKNNKHSVPQSPNSITESLKATLGLDDSPPCPCVIAAGGEGDSGGHLDSCCCPPPASISILDLKERFSILSPFQNQNQGTGGLLSSSQEREMGIGGGFAGFDLFGVERKMRKPAARNKQEPKICVFCRNNGAPEEVYGSHVLKTPDGRVVCPILRAYTCPLCSANGDNAHTIKYCPLSKDQPAQRVLKGGRAVGGKRVKIF, encoded by the coding sequence ATGGATTTTTTGAACCACAACTACTTGAGCGCGCGCACGCCCTACGATTACACCTTCAATTTTTGGAATGACTATCTCGGCCTCTCCACGCTGGTCACCAAGAACAACAAGCACAGCGTCCCCCAGAGTCCCAACTCCATCACGGAGTCCCTGAAAGCCACTCTGGGCTTGGACGACAGCCCTCCGTGCCCGTGCGTAATCGCGGCCGGCGGCGAAGGCGACAGCGGTGGACACCTGGACTCCTGCTGCTGCCCCCCGCCCGCCTCCATCTCCATCCTGGACCTGAAAGAGCGCTTCTCCATCCTGAGCCCCTTCCAGAACCAGAACCAGGGCACGGGGGGGCTGCTGTCCTCCTCCCAGGAGCGGGAGATGGGCATCGGAGGGGGCTTCGCGGGATTTGATCTGTTCGGCGTGGAGAGGAAGATGAGGAAACCGGCTGCGCGCAATAAGCAGGAGCCCAAGATCTGCGTCTTCTGTCGGAATAACGGCGCGCCGGAGGAGGTGTACGGCTCGCACGTCCTGAAAACCCCGGACGGGAGGGTGGTGTGCCCGATCCTGCGGGCGTACACATGCCCCCTATGCAGTGCCAACGGGGACAACGCGcatacaataaaatactgcCCCCTCTCCAAAGACCAGCCTGCCCAGAGAGTGCTGAAGGGAGGCAGAGCTGTGGGTGGTAAGCGAGTGAAAATCTTCTAA